ATGTATGCCGGAATGATGATCAGTTATACAGTGAAACCGATTTTTGGTATAAAAATGAATTGGGTGACAGAAATTACGCAAGTACAGGAAAAAGCATTCTTTATTGATGAACAAAGAGTTGGCCCCTATAAAATCTGGCACCATGAGCATCGGATTTCTGAAATTGATGGAGGTGTTTTGATGACTGACCTCATTACCTATAAACCACCTTTTGGCTTTCTCGGTAAACTTGCTAATCGCCTGGTGATTAAGGAAAAGTTGAATGAGATTTTTGTTTATAGGGAAAATGCACTGATTG
The genomic region above belongs to Bacteroidota bacterium and contains:
- a CDS encoding SRPBCC family protein → MAIYQFYKEQKIPTGIDQIWDFISAPENLKRITPDYMGFDINSSQLSNKMYAGMMISYTVKPIFGIKMNWVTEITQVQEKAFFIDEQRVGPYKIWHHEHRISEIDGGVLMTDLITYKPPFGFLGKLANRLVIKEKLNEIFVYRENALIEIFGTY